One Microcebus murinus isolate Inina chromosome 7, M.murinus_Inina_mat1.0, whole genome shotgun sequence genomic region harbors:
- the HDDC3 gene encoding guanosine-3',5'-bis(diphosphate) 3'-pyrophosphohydrolase MESH1 isoform X4 has translation MGSEAAQLLEAADFAARKHRQQRRKDPEGTPYINHPIGVARILTHEAGITDIAVLQAALLHDTVEDTDTTLDEVELHFGAQVRRLVEEVTDDKTLPKMERKRLQVEQAPHSSPGAKLVKLADKLYNLRDLNRCTPEGWSAVS, from the exons ATGGGCTCCGAGGCGGCGCAGCTGCTGGAGGCTGCCGACTTCGCGGCTCGCAAGCACCGGCAGCAGCGGCGGAAGGACCCCGAAGGGACCCCCTACATCAACCACCCCATCG GTGTGGCTCGCATCCTGACCCACGAGGCGGGAATCACCGACATTGCGGTGTTGCAG GCGGCCCTGCTCCATGACACGGTGGAGGACACAGACACCACCCTGGATGAGGTGGAGCTGCACTTTGGGGCCCAAGTGCGGCGCCTGGTGGAGGAGGTGACAGACGACAAGACCCTGCCCAAGATGGAGAGGAAGCGGCTGCAGGTGGAACAGGCGCCTCACAGCAGCCCCGGGGCTAAACTGGTGAAGCTGGCAGACAAGCTGTACAATCTGAGGGACCTGAATCGCTGCACCCCCGAGG gttggagtgctgtgtcatga
- the HDDC3 gene encoding guanosine-3',5'-bis(diphosphate) 3'-pyrophosphohydrolase MESH1 isoform X1 translates to MGSEAAQLLEAADFAARKHRQQRRKDPEGTPYINHPIGVARILTHEAGITDIAVLQAALLHDTVEDTDTTLDEVELHFGAQVRRLVEEVTDDKTLPKMERKRLQVEQAPHSSPGAKLVKLADKLYNLRDLNRCTPEGFCSLLCRMVRTSSPGILRVGSAGSEGASGNKPATGRGSKASVQGAGASTLRVLGAMGGTTPAVPRRDRIFCASGAPSLFPLTQISEAQNTCVFSR, encoded by the exons ATGGGCTCCGAGGCGGCGCAGCTGCTGGAGGCTGCCGACTTCGCGGCTCGCAAGCACCGGCAGCAGCGGCGGAAGGACCCCGAAGGGACCCCCTACATCAACCACCCCATCG GTGTGGCTCGCATCCTGACCCACGAGGCGGGAATCACCGACATTGCGGTGTTGCAG GCGGCCCTGCTCCATGACACGGTGGAGGACACAGACACCACCCTGGATGAGGTGGAGCTGCACTTTGGGGCCCAAGTGCGGCGCCTGGTGGAGGAGGTGACAGACGACAAGACCCTGCCCAAGATGGAGAGGAAGCGGCTGCAGGTGGAACAGGCGCCTCACAGCAGCCCCGGGGCTAAACTGGTGAAGCTGGCAGACAAGCTGTACAATCTGAGGGACCTGAATCGCTGCACCCCCGAGG GTTTCTGTTCACTCCTATGCAGGATGGTCAGAACATCGAGTCCAGGAATACTTCGAGTGGGCAGCGCAGGTAGTGAAGGGGCTTCAGGGAACAAACCGGCAACTGGAAGAGGCTCTAAAGCATCTGTTCAAGGAGCGGGGGCTAGCACTCTGAGAGTGCTGGGAGCCATGGGTGGCACAACTCCAGCCGTCCCCAGGCGGGACAGGATTTTCTGTGCCTCCGGAgctccctccctttttcctttaACCCAGATATCAGAGGCCCAAAACACCTGTGTTTTCTCACGCTGA
- the HDDC3 gene encoding guanosine-3',5'-bis(diphosphate) 3'-pyrophosphohydrolase MESH1 isoform X3, protein MGSEAAQLLEAADFAARKHRQQRRKDPEGTPYINHPIGVARILTHEAGITDIAVLQAALLHDTVEDTDTTLDEVELHFGAQVRRLVEEVTDDKTLPKMERKRLQVEQAPHSSPGAKLVKLADKLYNLRDLNRCTPEGWSEHRVQEYFEWAAQVVKGLQGTNRQLEEALKHLFKERGLAL, encoded by the exons ATGGGCTCCGAGGCGGCGCAGCTGCTGGAGGCTGCCGACTTCGCGGCTCGCAAGCACCGGCAGCAGCGGCGGAAGGACCCCGAAGGGACCCCCTACATCAACCACCCCATCG GTGTGGCTCGCATCCTGACCCACGAGGCGGGAATCACCGACATTGCGGTGTTGCAG GCGGCCCTGCTCCATGACACGGTGGAGGACACAGACACCACCCTGGATGAGGTGGAGCTGCACTTTGGGGCCCAAGTGCGGCGCCTGGTGGAGGAGGTGACAGACGACAAGACCCTGCCCAAGATGGAGAGGAAGCGGCTGCAGGTGGAACAGGCGCCTCACAGCAGCCCCGGGGCTAAACTGGTGAAGCTGGCAGACAAGCTGTACAATCTGAGGGACCTGAATCGCTGCACCCCCGAGG GATGGTCAGAACATCGAGTCCAGGAATACTTCGAGTGGGCAGCGCAGGTAGTGAAGGGGCTTCAGGGAACAAACCGGCAACTGGAAGAGGCTCTAAAGCATCTGTTCAAGGAGCGGGGGCTAGCACTCTGA
- the HDDC3 gene encoding guanosine-3',5'-bis(diphosphate) 3'-pyrophosphohydrolase MESH1 isoform X2, with the protein MGSEAAQLLEAADFAARKHRQQRRKDPEGTPYINHPIGVARILTHEAGITDIAVLQAALLHDTVEDTDTTLDEVELHFGAQVRRLVEEVTDDKTLPKMERKRLQVEQAPHSSPGAKLVKLADKLYNLRDLNRCTPEGKNTIAGPRGSFQHGSFHQELIWRPCSKPPGSGQKAVLSLTSHE; encoded by the exons ATGGGCTCCGAGGCGGCGCAGCTGCTGGAGGCTGCCGACTTCGCGGCTCGCAAGCACCGGCAGCAGCGGCGGAAGGACCCCGAAGGGACCCCCTACATCAACCACCCCATCG GTGTGGCTCGCATCCTGACCCACGAGGCGGGAATCACCGACATTGCGGTGTTGCAG GCGGCCCTGCTCCATGACACGGTGGAGGACACAGACACCACCCTGGATGAGGTGGAGCTGCACTTTGGGGCCCAAGTGCGGCGCCTGGTGGAGGAGGTGACAGACGACAAGACCCTGCCCAAGATGGAGAGGAAGCGGCTGCAGGTGGAACAGGCGCCTCACAGCAGCCCCGGGGCTAAACTGGTGAAGCTGGCAGACAAGCTGTACAATCTGAGGGACCTGAATCGCTGCACCCCCGAGG GCAAAAATACAATAGCTGGACCAAGGGGAAGTTTCCAGCACGGATCATTCCATCAGGAACTCATCTGGCGGCCCTGCAGCAAGCCCCCAGgaagtgggcaaaaggcagtgCTGTCCTTGACATCACATGAGTAG